A window from Chitinophagales bacterium encodes these proteins:
- a CDS encoding T9SS type A sorting domain-containing protein — protein sequence MKSIFTVFIALLYLLISSSFLVSAQAPCASEYPDEMLTVLENYKANNPGTSYQKSAASTLYVPVVAHIVGNDNGAGYYRSDHLLSSMCNINDQFSGVDMYFYLKDVNYINSTSLYEHTGNYFNVIDTTKYPNALNMYFVQDPNGACGYYSGWMDIIAINKSCGALDNSTIAHEIGHYMALPHTFFGWEDRNDNPVNRAARSTDERVNGSNCSSAGDRFCDTPADFYSKRWNCPYSEVKTDYNGDLYQPDGELYMSYANDACQNYFSNEQIDFMRYYLQNDNDRYGHLGYVPENFDSIGVPVTLFPLDTGNYKPPVNYIELKWKSVEGADFYSLMLTQGSNPNFFLFDTVLTDTSIILRSGLQPNFTYRWKVTAIHEGNTCSEYSDYTMFTASSAIDFEPHVNISPETCNRYDGAVDISVTGNGTFSYNWSNGASSNSLSGLEAGNYLVTITSSISGSLLVPVNIPYSGNINLNLKRIGFEKLEVEVEGGVGPFSYVWSDNSTESLVNLDDLGNYSVTVTDAFGCSVSESFNYTGINTAIDEVSFKLYPNPVDNNNVVNIEFNAKKQSGYTLQLIDVSGRVIKNENREMNSGLNKERFDISGVSQGIYILRISGKALNINRKIYVY from the coding sequence ATGAAATCAATTTTTACAGTTTTTATTGCCCTGCTATATCTTTTAATTTCCTCTTCATTTCTTGTTTCAGCCCAGGCACCATGTGCTTCTGAATATCCTGATGAAATGTTGACCGTTTTGGAAAATTACAAAGCAAACAATCCTGGAACTTCTTATCAAAAATCTGCAGCAAGTACGCTTTATGTCCCAGTAGTTGCTCACATTGTTGGTAATGACAACGGTGCCGGTTATTATCGGAGCGATCATTTACTATCATCTATGTGTAATATCAATGATCAGTTTTCAGGGGTGGATATGTATTTTTATTTGAAAGATGTGAACTACATTAACAGCACCAGTTTATATGAACATACAGGTAATTATTTTAATGTTATAGATACCACAAAGTATCCGAATGCCCTAAATATGTATTTTGTACAAGACCCTAACGGTGCATGTGGTTATTATTCTGGATGGATGGATATTATTGCAATTAATAAATCATGTGGTGCGCTTGATAATAGTACAATAGCTCATGAAATTGGGCATTACATGGCTTTGCCTCACACTTTTTTTGGATGGGAAGATAGAAATGATAACCCGGTAAATAGAGCAGCAAGATCAACTGATGAAAGAGTTAATGGCTCTAATTGTAGTAGTGCTGGGGATCGTTTTTGTGATACCCCTGCTGATTTTTATTCAAAACGTTGGAATTGTCCATACTCAGAAGTTAAGACAGATTACAATGGAGATCTTTATCAACCTGATGGAGAGTTATATATGAGTTATGCCAATGATGCCTGCCAGAATTACTTCAGTAATGAGCAAATCGATTTTATGCGCTACTATTTGCAAAATGATAATGATAGATACGGACATTTAGGGTATGTGCCAGAAAATTTCGATTCGATAGGTGTGCCAGTGACTCTTTTTCCTTTAGATACGGGCAATTATAAACCACCGGTGAATTATATAGAATTAAAATGGAAATCGGTTGAAGGTGCTGATTTTTATAGTCTGATGTTGACACAGGGAAGCAACCCTAATTTCTTTTTGTTTGATACTGTTCTAACCGACACTTCTATAATATTGCGTAGTGGTTTGCAGCCAAATTTCACATATCGCTGGAAAGTTACAGCTATTCATGAGGGGAATACTTGTAGCGAGTATTCAGATTATACTATGTTTACAGCCAGTTCTGCCATAGATTTTGAACCGCATGTTAACATATCTCCAGAAACCTGTAATCGTTATGATGGAGCTGTTGATATTTCGGTTACGGGTAATGGTACTTTCTCATATAATTGGTCAAATGGAGCTTCAAGTAATAGTTTATCGGGCCTTGAAGCGGGAAATTATTTAGTTACAATTACTTCTTCTATCAGTGGAAGTCTCTTAGTTCCTGTAAACATTCCTTATAGCGGGAATATTAATTTAAATCTCAAACGAATTGGTTTTGAAAAACTTGAAGTAGAAGTAGAAGGAGGTGTAGGTCCTTTCTCTTATGTGTGGTCAGACAACTCCACTGAATCTTTAGTTAATCTGGATGATTTGGGAAATTATAGTGTAACAGTAACCGATGCCTTTGGATGTTCTGTAAGTGAATCTTTTAATTATACGGGAATTAATACGGCTATAGATGAAGTTTCCTTTAAATTATACCCAAATCCAGTTGATAATAACAATGTGGTTAATATTGAATTTAATGCAAAAAAACAATCTGGATATACCCTGCAATTGATAGATGTTTCAGGTAGAGTAATAAAAAATGAAAATCGTGAAATGAACAGTGGTCTTAACAAAGAACGATTTGACATTTCAGGGGTGTCTCAAGGCATTTATATATTGAGAATTTCCGGTAAAGCATTGAATATAAACAGAAAAATTTATGTTTATTAG
- the mdh gene encoding malate dehydrogenase produces the protein MKVTVIGAGNVGATCANVIANYDLINEVVLLDIKEGVAEGKALDMWETSSINSYSTRIKGVTNDYNATKDSDIVVITSGIPRKPGMSRDDLISTNAGIVKSVTENSMQHSKNPIIIVVSNPLDVMTYAAYKTAGLPSNRVFGMAGILDVARYKAFLADELNCSPKDISAILMGGHGDTMVPLPRYTTVSGIPVTELLDEATLNPIIDRTKKGGGEIVNLMGTSAWYAPGAAAAQMVEAIVKNENRIFPVCSWLEGQYGLNDIYLGVPVKLGKNGIEEIIELKLNEDEKALLYSSADSVKEVMAVFDNMKATA, from the coding sequence ATGAAAGTAACAGTAATCGGAGCGGGCAATGTAGGAGCAACCTGCGCAAATGTAATCGCAAACTACGACCTGATCAATGAAGTTGTTTTATTAGACATTAAAGAAGGAGTGGCAGAAGGAAAAGCCCTGGATATGTGGGAAACATCCTCTATCAATTCATACAGCACAAGAATCAAAGGCGTAACCAATGATTATAATGCTACAAAAGATTCAGACATTGTAGTTATCACTTCTGGAATCCCCAGAAAACCAGGTATGAGCCGCGATGATTTGATCTCTACCAATGCAGGTATTGTAAAATCAGTTACAGAAAATAGTATGCAGCATTCTAAAAACCCAATTATCATTGTGGTTTCCAATCCCTTGGATGTAATGACCTATGCAGCATACAAAACTGCGGGACTTCCTTCAAACCGAGTATTTGGAATGGCAGGAATATTAGATGTTGCCCGCTACAAAGCATTTCTGGCCGATGAACTCAATTGTTCTCCAAAAGACATCAGTGCTATTTTGATGGGCGGACATGGCGACACTATGGTGCCTCTTCCGAGATATACTACAGTAAGCGGTATTCCGGTCACTGAATTGTTGGATGAAGCTACATTGAATCCCATTATTGACAGAACCAAAAAAGGTGGGGGCGAGATTGTAAACCTGATGGGTACTTCTGCATGGTATGCTCCTGGAGCTGCTGCTGCACAAATGGTGGAAGCCATTGTGAAAAATGAAAATCGCATTTTTCCAGTTTGTTCATGGTTAGAAGGCCAATATGGGCTGAATGACATCTACCTGGGTGTTCCCGTAAAATTGGGCAAAAATGGAATTGAAGAAATTATAGAGCTAAAGTTGAATGAAGATGAAAAAGCATTGCTATATTCTTCAGCAGATTCTGTGAAAGAAGTGATGGCTGTTTTTGACAATATGAAAGCTACGGCTTAA